The Fragaria vesca subsp. vesca linkage group LG2, FraVesHawaii_1.0, whole genome shotgun sequence genome includes a window with the following:
- the LOC101291990 gene encoding uncharacterized protein LOC101291990 encodes MARETRSSKRLGQPSSSEHDKAETIVFWKPREFQIQRVRDNYVTSNRVSVHAIPEGANVFTGENIPENALVVSSHHLRFLRFPLHPVFQILWRVTGLHPMQFNPNSYMLLTGFLVMGMKWDVSLGLGDFFYFHRLSRIVDTDMFFNFCPRPQRKIFEEKMGNNFGWKNEPLMVLGEWAAPELNKMDIPRVFSKQIDYKLCSTDSVLDESRVKWFKEHILRRGWNAAQFACSTDLQEISSCRSGSIYRSCLQLLGPNLRGERLFNSVVELESNFLTSERTPTLFAESLKVGDSFEELENLQEDDMDIKRIRVPNPQGKKSKKQRLSHAESSEVTTHGSQGGPELPHTPQRLQTEPSPCKSPHGSLVAASSNTTIQGSANMPLPPLKTPVQLTFRKEDDSYVLEGDPIAFDKEACLAVAQALALNPVDHERLMGLSQRDLAAQVALSLQSASSMTQHLLMRTEAAEDRLWSLIHKAKQETQKTVDELKAMREAFAKKSKEVEDKNKKIDELNAKLSKEIAIRAKEFELNQSQVTKCSCKSFRLGWVQGQQKEEDRIFEGPEAFDEEMGLKSTDYEWIHGMRPEDKPSSDDAREA; translated from the exons ATGGCAAGAGAAACTAGGTCTTCGAAGAGATTAGGACAGCCGAGTAGTAGTGAACATGATAAAGCTGAAACTATTGTGTTCTGGAAACCAAGAGAATTCCAAATACAAAGGGTGAGGGATAATTATGTGACTTCGAACCGAGTTTCAGTGCATGCAATTCCTGAAGGGGCTAATGTTTTCACCGGAGAAAACATTCCGGAAAATGCCCTTGTGGTCTCTTCTCACCACCTTAGGTTCTTGAGGTTTCCTCTTCATCCTGTATTCCAAATCTTGTGGCGTGTTACTGGCTTGCACCCCATGCAATTCAATCCCAACTCATACATGCTTCTCACTGGGTTTTTAGTTATGGGCATGAAGTGGGATGTGTCATTAGGTCTAGGGGATTTCTTTTATTTTCATAGACTCTCCCGGATCGTGGATACGGATATGTTTTTCAACTTTTGTCCTCGCCCACAAAGGAAAATCTTTGAAGAAAAAATGGGTAATAACTTTGGGTGGAAAAATGAGCCGCTAATGGTTCTTGGTGAGTGGGCAGCACCAGAGCTCAACAAGATGGACATTCCTAGAGTCTTCTCTAAGCAGATCG ATTATAAGCTTTGTTCTACGGATTCCGTTTTGGATGAGTCTCGTGTCAAGTGGTTTAAAGAACACATATTGCGTCGGGGATGGAATGCAGCTCAGTTTGCATGCAGTACTGACCTACAGGAAATTTCTAGTTGTCGATCAGGATCAATCTATCGTTCATGTCTGCAATTGTTGGGGCCTAATCTCCGCGGAGAAAGGCTGTTCAATAGTGTCGTCGAGTTAGAAAGCAATTTTCTGACTTCTGAACGCACTCCCACTTTATTTGCAGAGAGTCTCAAGGTTGGGGATTCCTTTGAAGAGTTGGAAAATCTTCAAGAGGACGACATGGACATCAAGCGCATTAGAGTTCCAAATCCACAAGGTAAAAAGTCCAAGAAACAGAGGTTGTCTCATGCCGAAAGCAGCGAGGTTACCACCCATGGAAGCCAAGGAGGACCAGAGCTGCCTCATACTCCTCAAAGGCTTCAGACTGAGCCGTCGCCGTGCAAATCCCCTCATGGTTCCCTGGTGGCCGCTTCTTCTAACACTACTATTCAAGGCTCTGCGAACATGCCACTACCACCTCTGAAGACTCCTGTGCAGCTAACATTTAGAAAAGAGGATGACTCGTATGTGTTGGAGGGAGATCCCATTGCTTTTGATAAAGAAGCATGCTTGGCAGTGGCACAGGCCTTGGCTTTGAACCCCGTTGATCACGAAAGGCTTATGGGACTGAGCCAGCGAGATCTTGCAGCGCAGGTGGCCCTTAGCCTGCAGTCG GCCTCATCGATGACTCAACATCTCTTAATGCGGACAGAAGCCGCTGAGGATAGGTTGTGGAGTCTCATACATAAGGCTAAGCAAGAGACACAGAAGACTGTGGATGAGCTGAAGGCAATGCGTGAGGCTTTTGCAAAGAAATCCAAAGAAGTTGAGGACAAGAACAAGAAGATTGACGAGTTAAATGCTAAACTGTCAAAGGAGATTGCAATCAGGGCAAAAGAGTTTGAGTTGAACCAGAGCCAAGTTACTAAATGTTCTTGCAAAAGCTTCCGACTAGGATGGGTGCAAGGTCAGCAAAAAGAGGAAGACAGGATTTTCGAAGGGCCTGAGGCATTCGATGAGGAAATGGGGTTGAAATCTACTGACTATGAGTGGATCCATGGGATGAGACCTGAGGACAAACCTTCTTCCGATGATGCTCGTGAAGCGTAA